A window from Temnothorax longispinosus isolate EJ_2023e chromosome 1, Tlon_JGU_v1, whole genome shotgun sequence encodes these proteins:
- the Ia-2 gene encoding receptor-type tyrosine-protein phosphatase-like N — MGRKRWWQGGLVELLVLCILHYTVILAIADGDVGCLFSEDICDPQTEKCFDDLAFGKCIPRYMNLESDDLYRYNLDIGELELLQSVRLQLMRLESDGYKWKHPFTQCIVQTLLHNLRYGQNNFRDFHLCEYLKKPRFDEQGGLIDEIVPAVAILRISTDNENPESNLADVLYRPTDIEDKSEYTKWRSVESDRTSVNDEKYDNVYGKSLNDVREQFYPPRTRRFSFIDDYKNDVTESLEDTLRDEALSSEDDYENTYDTQLLSADDLEFLQNEKSPDYTLLKPSSNDETNEREYERVFSRKYKHRKKPLHLKFSDADAKRTAIRRDEDLDVENSEIDEENSAEIERPDGDISSKIRGMYTEGGIVRPTKYKITSDASGTVHDEMYDDDLDALLWRRELAGFKRRERLDVKKPGPPFSTNNYAFKTQSPAAILDKEYSETDNQDNNEVYAPLTKKELPGDTYKTSDDRSETYKNVDLDYVYIVFEQEFHTWVEGEHVVTKVEELLGLPTGTLKDIRVGRAEVTFKVVQNDKNYNATDVANSIDNIRGKLQNELGIEVIRAGIGNKVKLPATLEVARESEMSSSFFGALVAAGVAAAIAAAVVTLIIARRHAKCRAKLAGLATPDPEASKDYQDLCRARMQAKQPSEKLESPRITSLSRENESSNLPSNRSSTSSWGEEPTLSNMDISTGHMVLSYMEDHLKNKDRLDQEWAALCAYEAEPSSTEIAESESNIKQNRPSAALPYDHSRVVLNDLANANNSDYINASTITDHDPRNPAYIATQGPLPQTTADFWQLVWEQGSVVIVMLTRLTEEGRAMCHRYWPEEGSELYHIYEVHLVSEHFWCDDYLVRSFYLKNLRTCETRTVTQFHFLSWPENSVPYSTKALLEFRRKVNKSYRGRSCPIVVHCSDGAGRTGTYCLIDMVLNRMTKGAKEIDIAATLEHIRDQRPNMVATKQQFEFVLMAVAEEVHAILKALPVSSEKSVTATGSSPPTKTEQ, encoded by the exons GATGTCTATTCAGCGAGGATATATGCGATCCCCAGACGGAAAAGTGTTTTGACg ATCTGGCATTCGGGAAATGTATACCTCGGTACATGAATTTAGAGAGTGACGATTTATATCG ATATAATCTTGATATCGGCGAATTGGAGCTGCTACAATCGGTGAGACTGCAATTGATGAGACTGGAATCCGACGGATACAAGTGGAAACATCCCTTTACACAATGTATTGTGCAAACCTTGTTGCATAATCTCCGATACGG ACAAAACAATTTTCGTGATTTTCATCTCTGCGAGTATTTGAAGAAACCACGTTTCGATGAACAAGGTGGACTTATTGACGAG atagTTCCAGCGGTCGCCATACTAAGGATATCTACGGATAATGAAAATCCTGAGAGTAATTTGGCCGATGTTCTATATCGTCCCACAGACATCGAAGACAA ATCTGAATACACGAAATGGCGTAGTGTCGAGAGTGATCGGACTTCGGTCAACGATGAGAAATACGACAACGTGTACGGAAAATCACTGAACGATGTGCGCGAACAATTTTATCCGCCCAGAACACGTCGGTTCAGCTTCATCGacgattataaaaatgatgttACCGAGTCACTCGAGGATACTTTGAGAGACGAGGCACTGTCATCCGAGGATGACTATGAGAATACTTATGACACACAACTTTTATCCGCCGACGATCTTGAATTCTTACAGAACGAAAAGTCGCCAGATTACACATTGTTGAAGCCCTCCTCCAACGACGAGACAAATGAGAGGGAATACGAGAGAGTGTTCTCTAGGAAGTATAAGCATCGAAAGAAACCACTGCATCTCAAGTTTTCCGATGCCGATGCGAAAAGAACGGCGATCAGACGCGACGAGGATCTCGATGTTGAGAATAGCGAAATTGATGAAGAGAACTCGGCAGAGATCGAGAGACCTGACGGGGATATTTCTTCGAAAATACGCGGGATGTATACCGAGGGAGGCATTGTGCGACctacgaaatataaaattacatccgATGCGAGTG GAACTGTGCACGATGAGATGTATGACGATGATTTGGACGCGCTTTTATGGAGACGAGAGTTGGCTGGTTTTAAGCGCAGGGAACGCTTAGACGTTAAAAAGCCTGGACCGCCGTTTTCGACGAATAATTACGCATTCAAAACTCAATCTCCGGCTG CTATCCTTGACAAAGAGTATTCCGAGACGGATAATCAGGAC AATAACGAAGTATATGCACCATTGACTAAGAAGGAATTACCCGGTGATACATACAAAACGAGCGATGATCGGTCagaaacttataaaaatgtcGATTTAGATTACGTCTATATCGTGTTTGAGCAGGAGTTTCATACATGGGTTGAAGGAGAACACGTGGTTACTAAG GTTGAAGAACTCCTGGGATTGCCTACTGGAACATTAAAAGATATACGAGTGGGCCGCGCAGAAGTAACGTTTAAAGTTGTtcaaaatgacaaaaattacaatgcgACTGACGTTGCTAACAGTATcg ataatatacGTGGTAAATTACAAAATGAGCTAGGAATTGAAGTTATTCGGGCGGGTATAGGTAATAAG GTTAAATTACCAGCTACTCTGGAAGTAGCCAGAGAAAGCGAGATGAGTTCTAGTTTTTTCGGTGCATTGGTAGCTGCTGGAGTTGCGGCTGCGATCGCAGCCGCAGTAGTCACGCTGATAATTGCGCGTCGCCACGCCAAATGTCGAGCAAAGCTTGCCGGGCTGGCCACTCCGGATCCAGAAGCATCCAAGGATTATCAGGATTTATGCAGAGCGAGAATGCAGGCGAAACAGCCGAGCGAAAAGTTAGAGTCGCCGCGTATCACCAGCTTGTCGCGCGAAAACGAATCCAGTAATCTGCCTTCCAATCGCTCCAGCACATCCTCCTGGGGCGAGGAACCTACTCTCTCCAACATGGACATATCGACCGGTCATATGGTTCTC AGTTATATGGAGGATCACCTGAAAAACAAGGATCGTCTGGATCAAGAATGGGCGGCATTATGTGCTTATGAAGCCGAACCATCGTCTACGGAGATCGCAGAGAGCGAATCGAACATCAAACAGAATCGTCCCAGCGCGGCACTTCCCTACGATCACTCTCGAGTAGTTCTGAACGATCTTGCAAACGCCAATAATTCCGACTACATAAATGCTTCCACGATC ACGGATCACGACCCTCGGAATCCGGCTTACATAGCTACGCAAGGGCCATTACCGCAGACCACGGCTGATTTCTGGCAGTTGGTTTGGGAACAAGGCAGCGTGGTGATTGTAATGCTGACACGACTTACCGAGGAAGGCCGTGCCATGTGCCATCGTTACTGGCCCGAGGAAGGATCGGAGCTCTATCATATCTACGAGGTACATCTGGTGTCGGAACACTTTTGGTGTGACGATTACCTAGTGCGCTCCTTCTATCTGAAAAATCTGCGCACTTGTGAGACTCGTACTGTCACGCAATTCCACTTCCTCTCCTGGCCGGAGAACAGCGTCCCGTATTCCACAAAGGCTCTGCTCGAGTTCCGTAG gAAAGTTAATAAATCGTATCGTGGTAGGTCATGTCCGATAGTCGTGCACTGCag CGATGGAGCTGGGCGAACCGGTACTTACTGCTTGATCGACATGGTCCTAAATCGTATGACGAAGGGAGCGAAGGAAATCGATATCGCCGCTACTCTGGAGCATATTAGAGATCAAAGGCCCAATATGGTTGCTACGAAACAACAGTTTGAGTTCGTCCTAATGGCAGTGGCGGAAGAGGTACATGCGATTCTCAAGGCTTTACCCGTATCAAGTGAGAAATCTGTTACGGCTACCGGTTCTTCGCCACCCACGAAAACGGAGCAGTAA